Genomic window (Phragmites australis chromosome 21, lpPhrAust1.1, whole genome shotgun sequence):
ATGCCCTTTCTGGCCATTTCTCCACCGCTCCACCGGCAACTTCTCCTTGGTTGCTTACTTCAGGCAATGGAGTAACACATGCTTCCATCTGCTTGTACCTGTATATGGAACGGGAAAAGAAGATAACTCAGTAGCAGACAACTAATTAGTAATTACTTAacggagattttttttttttattcagcaATTCCATACCAAGCAGCATCAGTATTGTCACTCTTGCATATATGGGGTATCTTATAGGTCTTCTTGATGTTGGCACACTCAAGGTGGTTCTTAGGCTTCTGCCAGATGGAGAGGTCCCCCTTCTCAACCACCTTGTTCCAGCAAAGGCTCCTCGCGACATCCTCAATCTTGTCTTGCTCTTGCTTGAGGTCGTCCTTGGTCCTCTCCCACCCCTTGTAGTGTGTCTTCCAATTGATTGGCGGACCCGAGTGAATCCAATAACCTCCTGGCCTTAGAATTCTATCGACTTCAGCAAGATATAGTCCATCTAAGGGAAATTCGAAAACATCCACTCAATTAGTCAGTTCTTTTTCTACCTACGAACAACTTGAAAGTTGAAATAGATACACATTGAAGCGAATTTCCGATGTACGAAGTGCTCACCATATGCATACCAAGGAATCAGACAGCGCGAGCAATGTGCCATATCAAAAGCCCTCGATGGGTAAGGCAACCGGTGCTTCCCCATCACGCCGATGATGGCAGGGACACCTCTTTCCAGTGCGAATTGCACCTGAGCTTCGTGCGTGTCCCTCGGCGCAAACGACATGGCAACAATGTTCCTCTTCAGCAAGTAAGCCCCCCAACTAGCAACCTTCAACAGTAACAAAAGCATGAGCCCCATCACAACATCCATGAACCCAAACCTGAGATGGTCCTCCCCTTACCCCGCAGCCTGTGTCGATCGCCGTCCTGATCTTCCCGTCCGACAACGAGATGAGCTTATTGATGTCATCGATGTACGCGTCGGCGCCGCGCGGGAACATGGTGCCGCCGCCAGGGAACCTGAACCTGTCACCCTCCACCTGGATCCAGTTCTGCACAGCCTTCTCGATGCTGAGCTCCTTGTGGGGGATGTTGTTAAACCAGGCGTAGTCCCTGCTCTGCGGCCACTTGAAGGGGGTCTTGTACTCAGGCGGCGCCGGGATGAGGCACCGGACCTGCTCGTCCTTGCCGGGGCAGTGCCGCTCACGGTACACCAGCATGGCGCGGTCGAACCGCCGCCCGCGCGTCCGGTCCTCGCACGGCGTGTACTCGCTGAAGttgagcgggcacgccgggaaCTGCTGCAGCGCGGCGCCGGCATCCGTGTCGTTGATGGTGAGCCGGTGGTGCGCGTCGAAGTCAAGCGCGTCGCCGGAGGCCGACCCGAACGACGGCACCGAGCCGGAGGAGGACTGCGTCGTAGCGGGGTCGCAGCCAACCCGGGTGATCGCCGC
Coding sequences:
- the LOC133903506 gene encoding probable methyltransferase PMT17 — protein: MAKDYPVSPKAQQLQESKKQRLTYILVVSALCIAFYFLGAWQNTTQPTLPKPVGNSAAITRVGCDPATTQSSSGSVPSFGSASGDALDFDAHHRLTINDTDAGAALQQFPACPLNFSEYTPCEDRTRGRRFDRAMLVYRERHCPGKDEQVRCLIPAPPEYKTPFKWPQSRDYAWFNNIPHKELSIEKAVQNWIQVEGDRFRFPGGGTMFPRGADAYIDDINKLISLSDGKIRTAIDTGCGVASWGAYLLKRNIVAMSFAPRDTHEAQVQFALERGVPAIIGVMGKHRLPYPSRAFDMAHCSRCLIPWYAYDGLYLAEVDRILRPGGYWIHSGPPINWKTHYKGWERTKDDLKQEQDKIEDVARSLCWNKVVEKGDLSIWQKPKNHLECANIKKTYKIPHICKSDNTDAAWYKQMEACVTPLPEVSNQGEVAGGAVEKWPERAFTVPPRIKRGMIPGLDAKKFDEDKKLWEKRLAYYKRTIPIAENRYRNVMDMNANMGGFAASLVKYPVWVMNVVPVNSDRDTLGAIYERGFIGTYQDWCEAFSTYPRTYDLLHADNLFSIYQDRCYITDILLEMDRILRPEGTAIIRDTVDVLTKVQAITKRMRWESRIMDHEDGPFNPEKVLMAVKTYWTADTSEKH